The Ascochyta rabiei chromosome 3, complete sequence genome segment GTCTCCACGCATTTCACTGCAGCGCCAACCTACCTGATGCCATTGTGTTTGTGAGTGTATTTGTGTGCGTAGGGTGGTGTAGTGGTGGTGTGGAAAGAGAAGCAGTCGGTGCTTAGAAATCGCCTCGGGGAGCGCGCGCGTGAACTTTTGGCCATGTCATCCCAGCGACCCGTTGTCCGCTCGCCGTCTTGGCTTTCCCGCGCTTCGCCGAGTGAACGCCTGGCTAGCCTTCTGGGCCCTGCAGGTGATTCTGTGCAGGGATCTGTGGCGCGGCGGCCCACTTCGTCGTGCAAATACCCCCACCAAGGCCGCATCAAAACATTCTCCCAAACAGTCAAACCCCGCGCCACACTTGTGTCTGTCTGTTGGTACTATCATTCGACGCTTCTCTTGACGATACCTTCATTTCTTTTGTACGACTCAACATGTCCACCGACAAGGTTTTCTCCCTCGAGGGCAGGGGCCTGAAGCTCACGACTGCCGAGGACATCGAGCCGCATATCAAGGCGTTGAAGGAGAACAGCAGTGTCGACGAAGTGAGGTTTCTCGGCAACACACTGGGCGTCGAGGCTTGCGAGGCTCTGGCAAAGGTTCTGGAGACTAAGAAGAACCTCAAGGTATGCTTACACCTCCCTCGCCTGCGTGTCGCCAAGTGCAGCAGGACTGACACACGATCAGGTCGCAAACTTCGCCGACATCTTCACAGGCCGTCTCCTCTCTGAGATTCCACCTGCGCTCCAGCATCTCGTAAACGCTTTCCTCACATTACCGAACCTCCACACCGTCGACCTCTGCGACAACGCCTTCGGTCTCAACACCGTCGCGCCCCTGGTCGACTTTCTCTCCGCGCACACACCCCTCCGCTTCCTTTACCTGAACAACAATGGCATGGGTCCCGCCGCTGGTGTCCTGCTTGCCGATGCCCTTACAGCGCTGGCTGGCAAGAAGGAGGCTGCGCGCAAAGAAGGCAACGAGGTTCCCGACCTCGAGCTCGTAATCTGCGGCCGCAACCGTCTGGAGAACGGCAGCATGGCAGCCTGGGCCAAAGCCTACGCCGCCAACAAAGGTGTCAAGACCATCAAGATGACCCAGAACGGCATCCGCCAGGAGGGAATCACACACCTGCTCACACACGGCATCGCGCATCTCTCCCAGCTCGAGACCCTCGACCTGCAAGACAACACATTCACAGCCATGGGCGGCAAAGCCTTGAGCAACGTCATCTCCAACTGGCCCTCGCTGCGTGAACTCGGCGTCGGCGACTGTCTGCTCTCGGGCCGCGGCGGCATCGCGCTCGCCAACGCCCTGCAGAAGGGCCACAACAAGGACATCGAAGTTCTGCGCCTGCAGTTCAACGAGATCAATGCAAAGGGCCTCGCGGGCCTCGCGACCGCCGCGCCGAAGCTCCCCGCTCTGCGCCGTGTAGAAATCAACGGAAACAAGTTCGACGAGGAGGACCCCAGCATCGAGAAGCTGCGCGAGGTCCTCGACGCGCGGAAAGAAGAGTCGGGTGAGCGTGaagaggacgacgaggagtACTGGGGCATTGACGAGCTGGACGAGCTGGAGAGcgatgacgacgaggaggaggaggaggacagCGACGATGAGGCCAAGAAGGGcagcgacgacgaagaggagGGTGTGGAGGTCGAGGAGCGTGCCGCCAGGCAGCTGGTCGAGGATCAACGGACCGAGGACTCGAATGTAGCGCAggacaaggacaagaaggTGGACGATTTGGCTGATGTCCTGGCCAAGACCGAGATCAAGTAGGCGAGAAGAATCTTGTTTGCTTCTTGGAGCATGGCTTAATGAGATTAGACGCATAATGAGGCAATACCATAAAATTTATGATCTTCAGTCTTACAGGCCATTATTGCCCATGCTATCTATAGCTGCCACTTGAGACATAGCCTGCAGACTAGAAACAAGGACTAGAAACAAGGACTAGAAGAAAGCACGCCAGCGAGCTTCGTCATACTGGTTCAACATATTGTATACTGCCATGCCGGATTGACCCTTACACCCACACCTACCCGCAGTACTCATTACCCATCGCCGTAACCAGCACTCGCACGTTCTGAAAATCGGTATTGTTCAGAGTACCCAGTTCAGATAGCTGATTCGCCGTTCTCACGCTTGTGGGCACGAAGCATGTTCTCAGAGCCACTGCCGCGCTTGTCGCCAGAGCCAGGACTTTGAAGCTTAGGGAAGGTGATGTCGTACCTGCTGATGCCATCCTCCTCGTCATGCACGGAGAGGCCAGCCAGCTTGGAAGTCATTGACGAGTGCTTGCGAAGATCTTCGATCGAGGCACGAGTGGTATTGGTCGAATCGCTGAGTGACTGAAGTCGCCTCGTCGAGGTAATTGATTGCGCCGCAGCGGCAATAGCCCCTTCCCTAGAAGAGCAAAGCTTTCCCAGACCTAAATCGTCTGCCTCGAATCGCGTGCCAGCACTGTTCTGGGTTCTTGGCTCTTCGGCCTCAACCTTGGAAGGATTGACCTCTGTGTCGTAATAGGGCTGCTCGTGGGGCATGAAAGTCCGGCTACTGGCACGAGATCGGACGTTGCctgtgctgctgctgacgGAGCCCCGTCGCTCATGTCTGGCAGCTACAGACTGAGCTATAGCCGTCAAGCCACCTCTTTCTGTGTGGCCGTGGGCGCGAGCCTCCAGAGAGTGCAAGTGGTCGGCCTCAGCCTTGGTGACGATGCCACGCTCGACCTTAGGTACAATCTTAGCGTACTCTTGCTGAAGTTCAGCCTCGAGTTCTGGATGCGGCGCGTTGGTATGGCCGATGGCTTTCTGCATCTCTGCATTATCGTCAGTAGGTGAGCCGCTTCGAACGCAAAGCGTATCGCTTACTGCTGACGATGCTCTGTGTAGTCCTGAGAATCTCCATGTTGATATCCTCGGGGTTGGTCTCCACAGCAGCGTAAAGGTCCTTGACGACTGTAAGGAGGGAAGGGTGGGGGATCTGTCCAAGGCTGATACGCTGACCGTAGATGTCGTTGTGGGCAGCGGCGAGAGACTCTACTGCAGAGACCAGACGTGCAGAGCTTGCATCCCTGGCTTTGACGTTCTCCGAAAAACGGCGAGCATCCTCCTCAGTGATGCTGCTCGGATCACTGCGCAATCTCTGTATAACATTTTGAGACACATTGAGGGCAGATTGCGAAGTGTGATCAGTGGATCGGGAATGATCGTCATCCACAGTAACACCCTCTGCTTCGTTGCGAGCAGCGACGTCTTCGACGGCAGTGACGATGCTGGCTGCCCACTCGTCGCCATCTTCGGCGTTGTCAGCAAGGCTCCGAGCATCTTCTGCAGTGATGCCCTTAGCGTTGTGTTTTAACTTTCCGAGAATGAGCTCCATACCGTTCTGCAACTTGCGATGACGATCCAGCCTCATCTCCTGCGCCTCAGTGTGCTCTGGCATGATGGATGGTATAGGCTTTGCAAAGTTGCAAAGCAGTGACTAGACGTGAGTCGGTGTTCGTATAGTGCGTACGGATGGAGTGACGAGACTCAAAAAAGATATAAATGTCACGATAGATGACGTTGTATTATTTGGCGTGCTTGCTGTATGGCGGGTGAAGGGCAAGAGCAAACGGTGACATCGTGACGTTCCCAACGTGGCTATAGCGACCGCAACGAACGACGCGAACAAGAAGGCCTGCCATCGTTCGAAGATTGTTCACGGGTCTCCAAGTCGCGCCTTGGAAGGCAAGGTTGTTATGTTTCCAGTATTGACGTACGGTCTCTTCTCCTTTCCTGGTTGGTATAGCAAAATCAGAATCTCTTTCACATGAGGATATCATGGATAGTGAGCTCCTCTCCTTCGCATAGCCTGTCAACCCGTACCATGAAGAGTCTAGTCGCTAAACAATCGCTTATGTCCTGCTCCAAGACAATCCAGCTCAACACTTGCCTCAGCTGGGAGGTTCAAAGTCGCAACTTCTTGCCTTGCTTGCTTGAGCATCTCGATCTACGTAGCATGCGCTCTGGAAATCCCGCTGGGTAGAAGGAATCTCAACAAGGATAAGTTCTGGTCTGACCAGATTGGGAAGAGCCAGTTCCTATGGCAAAGTTTTGCTCATGACGAAGTCGTCCACAAGGCTGTAACCGAAGTCATTGGCAGTTCAAAGGAGTCCAACAGCTGCCCCCTGAAAGAAGCGGTTGTATACCAGGCAAGCCCTAGATATAGCGTGTACGTGTCCTTTCGTGCGTCGTTGGGTCCGATTCTTGTTTGTAAACCGACATCCGGTGAGGCGACCACGGGGTTCAGAGAGGAAAGCAGAGACGGCTATCCGTGTGAATCTGTCGATTAGAAGACGGCAGCCTGGTACGGCGCTTCTAGACGGACTCAAGCCGCCGAAACACATACAGCGTTGTTCAAACAGCCCAGGACGTGCTCACTGGATATGCTAAGTAGATCGGCTGTAGATGTGAAGAGGAGAGTGAGCTCCCACGTGATACTATCGATAACATTTTTCTGACGCATAGGAGCATGCGCGCGCCCAGTGCCACCGCAACTTGCTTTCGAGTTAGATTCTTCCCCAAATTTTCTTTCTTTGCTGCTTTTGGGCCAGATGGGGTGTCAAGTCGCAATTCTTGCTCTGTTCAAACGTCGCCTCCACGCTACCAATCTTTGCCGCGCCTGCTGATGCTTGCGCTCCGTCGCCTGCGATGCCTTCTCCACTCCGTACCTACTTCGCAAACGCGCCACCTGAGAACGCAGCCTCGAGAGATTCCCATCTACGCCAGACGATGGGACCCGAGTCGGCATCAACCGTCTCGCCCAATAACGCGGCCAAACGAACCTTACACACCTCGACCGAATGCGCGCGAGCCTGCCCTGCCTAAAGATGCCGAGGATGACCAGTATAATACCACTGTCGGTCAATCCGGCCTTCGTAACCTTGCAGTTGCACGCACGAGTCGTAAGCCTGAGATAAATGATTGCATCAGACAATTTGAATATCTACTTGGTGTTGCCAATATACAAGAACAAAGCTTGGGCCGAGACTCGAACTTGCGCAAAAACCTGTGGGAGGCCTATACGCAGGCAAAAAGACTTGATCCAGAGCTTATAAGACATATACAGGAAGGAGCATGGGAGGTCTTGTGGAAGTCGGAGCACGCTGAGTCGTCTGACATGGCTCGTCGTCAGGATCATCTGGCTGAACTTGACCGCGATACAACCACGGCGAAGACGCCGCGAACCGCCGGGCAGGCCTTGTATCAAGTTGAACGACAATTTATGGCCGGGAAAGAGGTGCAGGCCCTGGACCAGTGGGAGGACAATTATCGTAATTTCGCAACCAGGCCCGAGTATCTCGACGCAGGCGCCAGGCTACACGCCCTCGCCGGACATGCAGATCGCGCAAGAGAGATCATGGATCACTTGTTCGAACTGTCTCCAAGCTGGGATCTCTCCATCAGTATGGCAGTCTTCCGCGCCCACACCAGTTCAGATCTGAAACAGCACCACAAAACGGCAAAAGATATTTACCTCAACATGAAAAACAGACTTGGTACAGACGCAACTATCGAGACATACGACGCTTTCTTAATAGGCTTTCTGGAAGCACGGTCTCTCTCGTCTGCAAAAGAAGTCTTTCGAGACATGGTTCGAGGCGGCTACCTTGGACCGGAATCTCCTCCACATAATGTTCTTCGAAGGCTTCACCTGTTGTACACACTAGGTACAGATATCTCAAGCATGACCAGTATTGCACTCGATGCCATCACAGTCTTGCCGGAAGCGTATCACAGTCACGTTTTCGGTGATTGGTTGAAGACTGCAGTCACAGAGAAAGCACCTCAGGCAGCTGCCCAGATCCTCGACTTGATGATTCAGCGAGGCTACGAGCCCGAGGCATTTCATTTTAACATGCTGCTGAGAGTGCTTTTCAGGACTAAAGAACCTGCGGACACATTGAAGGCAGAGAATCTTGGCTGGAAAATGAT includes the following:
- a CDS encoding Ran GAP Rna1 — translated: MSTDKVFSLEGRGLKLTTAEDIEPHIKALKENSSVDEVRFLGNTLGVEACEALAKVLETKKNLKVANFADIFTGRLLSEIPPALQHLVNAFLTLPNLHTVDLCDNAFGLNTVAPLVDFLSAHTPLRFLYLNNNGMGPAAGVLLADALTALAGKKEAARKEGNEVPDLELVICGRNRLENGSMAAWAKAYAANKGVKTIKMTQNGIRQEGITHLLTHGIAHLSQLETLDLQDNTFTAMGGKALSNVISNWPSLRELGVGDCLLSGRGGIALANALQKGHNKDIEVLRLQFNEINAKGLAGLATAAPKLPALRRVEINGNKFDEEDPSIEKLREVLDARKEESGEREEDDEEYWGIDELDELESDDDEEEEEDSDDEAKKGSDDEEEGVEVEERAARQLVEDQRTEDSNVAQDKDKKVDDLADVLAKTEIK